The DNA sequence atacGGAATCCCTAGCTgctaaaaagaagaagaaaaaggagcaAGTCAAAAAGCTCAACATAATGTTtcagaaaaaggaaagaaaatcatCCTCCCAGCCCACATCTTATTGGTACAACTATGATAAAGGAACATATATACTGAAACTTTTTGAAGAAAGATTTGTATTTCTCTATCAagtaaatacaaataaaagaaCAGTTTGATAAATTATACAGAATTGATATGAGAATTCTAGATTATTTCTACCCagaaaattctaaatcctaagcCTTTGCAACGAAGCATTAAGAACATCAATAATTCCATCAAAACTACCAAACTTGGAACTCACCACGTCAACCTTAACTCCAAGCCTCTCGGCCCCAGCCGCCGTGACAGGCCCATGGGCCGCAACAACCAAACCCGGGCACCTCCTCCTCACCTCCTCAAATTTCAGCCCAAACTCCCTCAGGCTCTTCAACAGGCCCTCGACCTCAGCACTGCTCGTAAAAACCACCGCATCCATTCCTTCATCCTCACTCCCCTTCACAATCCCCTCCGCGCACCGCGGCCCAGCCCACCGCGTCTCGTAGGCCTCCACCCGAGCTGGGGCCCATCCAAAATCCCGTAGCTCCTGCAGGAAGGCCGGCACCACCGGTGGCTCCTCCAGGCCCACGACCAGTGGGACCGGGCAGAGCACTCTCCGGCCACCGCCGGGCCCCAACGCCGCCGCAAGGCCGCTCGGCGTCGCGGTCGGCGGAACAAGAACCCTAATTCTCTCAGAATTGGAACAGATTCTCGAGAGGAATTCGGCGTCGATGAGCTCGATGTCCTTTCCGAGGGCGGCGACGATGAAGGGGTGGCCAGAATGAGAGAGCGGGGGGATGCGGAGGGCGGCGACAGCGGTGTGGAAGGCTTGGATTGCAGTTCGGGAGGTGAAGGCGATGGCGGAGAAGGGTTGGAGAGAGTGAGAGGAGAGGTAAGGGGCGAAAGAGGAGGGTGTGGGTTGGATGGTGAGTGTTGGGCACCAAAGTGGGGAGTAGGCGTTGACGGTGAGAAGGTGGGATAACCTTTCGGCGTAGTTGGGGGGAGTGGTGAATGCCACGATGGGGTTTCCTGAGGTGCCTGTGGATGTACACGCGAATGCGGTGGTGATGGACATGGTCGTCAACTTCTTATTTCTTCGCTGTAGTTTTGGGCTTTTGGCGGTTCATTTCCATATGAAAGGCACAAATTATCTGTTTTGATATACGGATGTTAATAGGCGGCTCAACTTTTTTATGGTGGGATGTTCATGTTTCTAAcaaaaattacattaattaaagattaaaaataaGGATTTTATCATAGTTATCATAACTGAACTGGTAATCGAACCGACGAGGTTATTAAGTTACTGGGTTATTAGTTCAACTGGTGGATTACTGATCGAACTGATTAACTCagtataattaaataattaagtaaaatttaattattttttctttattataaatacttttattttgtttttataaaaataattatcattttcaaattttaatactttattaattaatttatatttattgtattattatattattataaataaaaacttACATACAGTTAattttcatgtgaagttgatatttaaaaatagttagatgatttgacaagtttaactaaatatcatctaatgattttcaactatcaacttcatacGAAGACAACTGTATGTGAGTCTTACCTgttattatatactacaagtatttattgaaaaaataatataaatagatatcatataatcatgaaaagaaaaaataatttgtgattaataatttttttgtttatctttttaatatatacatatattttttaataaaatttatagttaaataaaatataattgatttaaaaataagtgactttaaaattaaaattaattgaatataagtataataaaaagttagtatatgtattataatttaGATTTATCTTAAAAGGAAGCAATGTAGTTTGGTGGTATGAGCGTCCTTTTTGCAACTTTAATGTAAGAAGTTCAAACCTCATTGCactcattttgaaaaattttccaAAAAACACAAAGCTTTGACACTTGGCACACTGGAGCATATGGAGAACATGGTGGACTTGCAGAACCCAGATGCGTCGTAGCTTTTCCTTTGGTTGGGACCGAGCGGTTCGATCCGGGCCGGTTTTCACCGATTTTGGCCGGTTCGTTCCGGATTCAACCAGTTCATTTTGGTTCACAGTCTTGAACGGTCCTACCCTTGGACCGGACCGGTATAAGGTCCGATTTATCGATTTTTCGATCGAACCGGCCAGTCTGGTCCAATTCTGCTAACTATGGATTTTATGCATATATAAATAGGGACCTGATATGAGATAATATTGGTACTTTGTTAGCaataacaatatatttttttatacactgttaatatatttttctttttttatgttactatatatatatatatattaaataaatatatcaatcatctctattatattgagataattatattagtgaatattaatattagagtcttttatttatatttttgtattttatatttattacctttctcttaattatttatttatttatttattttacaacatgTTATCAATATGAAACTATGATCAAAATTTAAGAAATTCAGTTAATAAATTTTCATTGTGTTAAAGTTCTCTCATCTTAAATTTAATGCTATTGATGTATCTAAAAACAactatttatcatggatactaaatgtcaaaatttattttgattcaATGTATAATAttctgaatttttaaaaattaaataatgaattattcataatttattatgttatttaaaaaaattatttttctaaaagtaattaaattaaattttatgatactttgagtttaaaatttattaaaatttttaaataatttttattataacaaaatattttaagataaataaaagaattatcatcatcatcatcatcatcatcatcatcatcatcatcgttgTCGTTATTATTCCTAGTCCATCCGGCAGTGTATtaaaagaacaaataaaagtaagaaaaatattatgAGCTTGTACTTACAACGATATATATATTGTtgatcaaaaaaatatttttgataagAGTGAGTTGATTCGGAGTGAGTTAGATATAGTCTTTCGAGAGGATATATGCATGAGCATGAGGATGGAATTGATTGGAGctgatttgaattttgattgttTTGTTAAATAGAGTAAGCCTGATCGAATAGGAGATTCGATTTGAGAAATCGAGTAAGGCCTTCGATGAGTTGTTCGAATAAGttatggaagtgggaaagttaGTGACTTTTATCACATGAGAAAATCATGGAAAATATCTACAATCACGCAGCAGGAACGGTTACTAAGAgaaattgtattttaaaattgtaaTTCTGTCTTTAATTGTAATTAACTGTAAATTAATTGTCGGTTATGTAAGATAGCCTATAAATACTAGGAAGTGTTAGGGAATAAGGATTGGAACTTTTACTCAGAAAAAACACTCAAGCACACTCACATCCTAGTGAATTCCTGAGTCTGCAATCGAGTTATCTTTTCTGTAGGGTTCCTTCCAtcttcatttcttttctttcaatttacTTTACTTTTCTGTAAATTTGACATTTCaagtaattttattttctaagt is a window from the Arachis stenosperma cultivar V10309 chromosome 3, arast.V10309.gnm1.PFL2, whole genome shotgun sequence genome containing:
- the LOC130968665 gene encoding uncharacterized protein LOC130968665, whose translation is MSITTAFACTSTGTSGNPIVAFTTPPNYAERLSHLLTVNAYSPLWCPTLTIQPTPSSFAPYLSSHSLQPFSAIAFTSRTAIQAFHTAVAALRIPPLSHSGHPFIVAALGKDIELIDAEFLSRICSNSERIRVLVPPTATPSGLAAALGPGGGRRVLCPVPLVVGLEEPPVVPAFLQELRDFGWAPARVEAYETRWAGPRCAEGIVKGSEDEGMDAVVFTSSAEVEGLLKSLREFGLKFEEVRRRCPGLVVAAHGPVTAAGAERLGVKVDVV